The Nitrosospira lacus genome window below encodes:
- a CDS encoding NrfJ-related protein — MKISYIAVAFSIGIALASPLHAAAEKAGGSATNTAAGMPANEGKVLSTLDAPDYTYMELATTEKRFWIAAPTTRVKAGDRVRFEQSLVMKNFYSKTLNRTFDQIIFVNSATIVK; from the coding sequence TTGAAAATATCTTATATTGCGGTCGCTTTCTCCATCGGGATCGCGCTGGCGAGCCCGTTGCATGCGGCTGCCGAGAAGGCGGGAGGCAGTGCTACGAACACGGCAGCAGGAATGCCGGCCAACGAAGGCAAAGTCCTTTCAACCCTGGATGCTCCAGACTATACCTATATGGAATTGGCGACCACCGAAAAACGTTTCTGGATTGCGGCACCCACGACCCGGGTAAAGGCGGGTGATCGTGTGCGTTTCGAGCAAAGTCTGGTCATGAAAAACTTCTATAGCAAAACACTGAATCGTACCTTCGATCAGATTATTTTTGTCAACTCTGCCACAATCGTCAAATAG
- a CDS encoding PEP-CTERM sorting domain-containing protein, with product MRAKIGITLLMGVLAISGVQAGEKDKSQSDRTNTKAFDKEWNPTSGNASGKNPDHPSHRKHRQTPGKGWTPPPGRLPDSIVTRPTWDSDRLKHHDQLPVQFSNVSTVPEPGSLILVGIGLIGLFAARNRKQ from the coding sequence ATGCGCGCAAAGATCGGGATCACGCTATTAATGGGTGTTCTGGCAATAAGCGGAGTGCAGGCGGGGGAAAAAGACAAGAGCCAATCGGACCGGACAAATACCAAAGCCTTTGATAAAGAATGGAATCCAACGTCGGGTAATGCATCAGGTAAAAATCCCGATCATCCATCCCATAGAAAGCATCGGCAGACCCCTGGTAAAGGATGGACCCCGCCGCCTGGGCGCCTACCGGATTCCATTGTTACCCGCCCTACGTGGGACAGTGATCGCCTAAAGCATCACGATCAATTGCCTGTGCAATTCAGCAATGTAAGCACAGTGCCCGAGCCCGGCAGCCTCATACTCGTTGGTATTGGTTTGATTGGTCTATTTGCGGCGCGCAACCGCAAGCAATGA
- the uvrB gene encoding excinuclease ABC subunit UvrB, whose product MIITFPNSPYKLHQSFSPAGDQPEAIDKLMEGIEDGLAFQTLLGVTGSGKTFTMAHVIARLGRPAIIMAPNKTLAAQLYAEMREFFPENAIEYFVSYYDYYQPEAYVPSRDLFIEKDSSINEHIEQMRLSATKALLERDDAIIVATVSCIYGIGDPVDYHGMILHLRENEKITQREAIQRLIEMQYERNEFEFGRGTFRVRGDVLDIFPAESSETAVRVSLFDDIVESMVLFDPLTGRTLKQVSRYTVYPSSHYVTPRSTTLRAIGTIKDELRERIDFFQKNHKLVELQRIEQRTRFDLEMLNELGFCKGIENYSRHLSGKKPGQPPPTLIDYLRPDTLMVIDESHVTIPQVGGMYKGDRSRKENLVEYGFRLPSALDNRPLRFDEFRKMMPQTVFVSATPAEFERVHSGQVVEQVVRPTGLVDPQIEIRPATTQVDDLMSEVGLRTAKGERVLVTTLTKRMAEDLTDYFSDHGIKVRYLHSDIDTVERVEIIRDLRLGKFDVLVGINLLREGLDIPEVSLVAILDADKEGFLRSERSLIQTIGRAARHINGTALLYADKITDSMRRAMDETERRRNKQILFNLEHGITPRSVHKRVKDLIDGVYNIETAQQHLKAAQVQARYDSMSEVQLAKEIKLLEKQMLDAAKNLEFEQAAQYRDELKRLKNKLFVGFVEPEPEVSREKTEPALRKVNK is encoded by the coding sequence AACAAAACGCTGGCGGCTCAGCTCTACGCAGAAATGCGCGAGTTTTTCCCTGAAAACGCCATCGAGTACTTTGTCTCCTATTACGACTATTATCAACCGGAGGCCTATGTCCCTTCGCGCGACCTGTTCATCGAGAAGGATTCCAGCATTAACGAACACATCGAGCAAATGCGCCTGTCCGCCACCAAGGCACTGCTTGAGCGGGATGATGCCATAATTGTCGCCACCGTATCATGCATATACGGTATCGGCGACCCAGTGGATTATCACGGCATGATTCTGCATCTGCGCGAAAATGAAAAAATCACCCAGCGCGAAGCCATACAACGCCTGATTGAAATGCAGTATGAGCGCAATGAGTTTGAGTTCGGCCGTGGAACCTTCAGGGTGAGGGGTGACGTGCTCGACATATTTCCGGCGGAAAGTTCGGAAACCGCGGTGCGCGTCTCGCTGTTTGACGATATTGTCGAAAGCATGGTGTTGTTCGATCCTCTCACCGGACGCACGCTGAAGCAAGTATCGCGCTATACGGTTTATCCCTCCAGCCACTATGTAACGCCTCGGAGCACTACGTTGCGCGCCATCGGTACCATCAAGGACGAACTGAGAGAGCGCATCGATTTTTTCCAGAAAAACCATAAGCTCGTGGAGCTGCAACGTATCGAACAGCGCACTCGCTTTGATCTGGAAATGCTCAATGAACTGGGTTTCTGCAAAGGCATCGAAAATTACTCGCGGCACCTTTCGGGGAAAAAACCGGGGCAGCCGCCGCCTACTCTGATAGATTATCTGCGCCCCGATACGCTGATGGTGATTGATGAGAGCCATGTGACCATCCCGCAGGTGGGTGGAATGTACAAGGGAGATCGTTCCCGCAAGGAAAATCTGGTGGAATATGGCTTTCGCCTGCCTTCCGCACTGGATAACCGGCCATTGCGGTTCGATGAATTCAGGAAAATGATGCCGCAAACGGTATTTGTCTCCGCAACCCCTGCGGAGTTCGAGCGTGTGCACAGTGGCCAGGTGGTGGAACAGGTTGTGCGCCCCACCGGTCTGGTGGACCCTCAGATCGAGATTCGTCCCGCAACTACCCAGGTCGACGACCTCATGTCGGAAGTCGGCCTGCGCACTGCAAAGGGCGAGCGGGTGTTGGTGACAACGCTGACCAAGCGCATGGCCGAGGATTTGACCGATTATTTTTCCGATCATGGCATCAAAGTGCGCTACCTCCATTCCGATATCGATACCGTGGAGCGGGTGGAGATCATTCGTGATTTGCGGCTGGGAAAATTCGACGTGCTGGTGGGTATCAATCTTCTGCGGGAAGGATTGGACATTCCGGAAGTGTCGCTGGTAGCGATACTGGATGCCGACAAGGAAGGATTTCTGCGTTCCGAACGCTCACTGATCCAGACGATAGGCCGGGCAGCGCGCCATATCAATGGCACTGCGCTTCTCTACGCCGATAAGATTACCGATTCCATGCGTCGCGCCATGGATGAAACCGAGCGGCGGCGCAATAAACAAATCCTGTTTAATCTTGAGCATGGCATTACGCCGCGAAGCGTGCACAAACGTGTCAAGGATTTGATCGATGGCGTTTACAACATTGAAACCGCGCAACAGCATTTAAAGGCGGCACAGGTACAAGCCCGTTATGATTCCATGAGCGAGGTGCAACTGGCGAAAGAAATCAAGCTGCTGGAAAAGCAGATGCTGGATGCAGCAAAGAATCTTGAATTCGAGCAAGCAGCGCAATATCGTGATGAGTTAAAAAGATTAAAAAACAAGCTGTTCGTAGGATTTGTTGAACCTGAACCTGAGGTAAGCCGGGAAAAGACAGAACCGGCCCTCAGGAAGGTGAATAAATAA